Proteins from one Pontibacter korlensis genomic window:
- a CDS encoding IS110 family transposase codes for MMILKQSVSADIAKDKFDACFSVLTAEHRVVVKATRQFANTPTGFAEFSRWAGKWENPQAQLVFIMEATGVYYENLAWRLHQQGRQVVVMLPNRARKFAQSLGHKSKNDRIDAKALAHMGAERHLAPWQPMSPQLYLLRKLTREHEQVQLMRTEAINRLHAESHAMLPGKGTQRRLNKTLQLYEAQLQQIAREIKATLQADAQLEERIQKITTIPGVGLLTAATLVAETNGFALFTSHKQLVSYAGYDVVENQSGNRVGREKISKQGNSHIRRILHMPALNAVSRKVPVCRALYERLTGKGKRKMVAYVAVQKKLLVLIYTLWKRNQAFDPQYGQKQEETENNNLIQEAGASLSGVSEADKDAITEETEPGTGEKEIAPAQARATQDELPLPVGPGALFQVD; via the coding sequence CCCCACAGGCTTTGCTGAGTTCAGCCGCTGGGCGGGCAAATGGGAAAACCCGCAAGCGCAGCTCGTCTTTATCATGGAGGCCACCGGGGTGTACTACGAGAACCTGGCCTGGCGGCTGCACCAGCAGGGTCGCCAGGTAGTAGTGATGCTGCCCAACCGGGCCAGGAAGTTTGCCCAGAGCCTGGGCCACAAGTCCAAGAACGACCGGATCGACGCCAAGGCCCTGGCCCACATGGGCGCGGAACGGCACCTGGCGCCCTGGCAGCCGATGAGCCCCCAGCTCTACCTGTTGCGCAAGCTTACCAGGGAGCATGAGCAGGTGCAGCTGATGCGAACAGAGGCTATCAATCGCCTCCACGCCGAGTCCCACGCCATGCTGCCCGGCAAGGGCACGCAGCGAAGGCTTAACAAAACCCTGCAGCTCTACGAGGCGCAGCTGCAGCAGATCGCCCGGGAGATCAAGGCCACCCTGCAGGCCGATGCGCAGCTGGAGGAGCGGATACAGAAAATCACTACTATTCCGGGAGTAGGCCTGCTGACAGCGGCCACGTTGGTGGCCGAGACCAACGGCTTTGCCCTGTTCACCAGCCACAAGCAGCTGGTCAGCTACGCCGGCTATGACGTGGTGGAGAACCAGTCGGGCAACAGGGTGGGCCGAGAGAAGATCTCTAAGCAGGGCAATAGCCATATCAGGCGCATACTGCATATGCCGGCACTCAATGCCGTGAGCCGCAAGGTGCCCGTCTGCCGGGCCCTGTATGAGCGCCTGACAGGCAAGGGAAAGAGGAAGATGGTGGCTTACGTGGCCGTGCAAAAGAAGCTGCTCGTGCTCATCTACACCCTCTGGAAAAGGAACCAGGCCTTTGACCCGCAGTATGGGCAAAAGCAGGAGGAAACTGAAAACAACAACCTCATCCAGGAGGCCGGAGCCTCTCTTTCAGGTGTCAGCGAAGCTGACAAAGACGCAATAACAGAAGAAACGGAGCCAGGGACAGGGGAAAAAGAAATAGCCCCGGCTCAGGCCAGGGCTACACAAGATGAACTTCCCCTACCAGTCGGCCCGGGAGCTCTCTTTCAGGTAGACTAA